In Musa acuminata AAA Group cultivar baxijiao chromosome BXJ3-11, Cavendish_Baxijiao_AAA, whole genome shotgun sequence, one DNA window encodes the following:
- the LOC135653174 gene encoding deoxymugineic acid synthase 1-like isoform X1, with amino-acid sequence MWSGYVRGGAATRQPCAAAKDNNYLLSLFLFPRFCEALMVAVFVCVCIHNDDMVTIPEVMLSSGAKPMPLIGLGTAVYPFAASETMRAAILRAIELGYRQFDTAALYRSEEPLGEAIAEAVRSGAIESRDELFITSKLWCSDAHGHLVLPALQRTLRYHPHHAMFPFHYALQRTVWNLQLDYLDLYLIHWPVSTKPGRYEVPMPKEDLQPIDLSSVWKAMEQCQRLGLTRSIGVSNFSTKKLETLLSIANIPPAVNQVEVNPLWQQQKLREFCVAKGIQVCAYSPLGAKGTMWGQDWVMNCDVIKDIAAAKGKTLAQICLRWVHEQGDCVLAKSFNEKILLDILDWELSEEEKRKISEIPQRKGCLGLEFVSDDGPYKSAEELWDGEI; translated from the exons ATGTGGTCAGGCTACGTTCGAGGAGGAGCCGCCACACGTCAACCATGTGCTGCGGCAAAGGACAATAATTACttgctctctctctttctctttccccgCTTCTGTGAAGCCCTAATGGTTGCAGTGTTTGTTTGCGTGTGCATCCACAACGACGACATGGTTACTATTCCGGAGGTGATGCTGAGCTCGGGAGCGAAGCCCATGCCACTCATCGGCCTGGGCACGGCGGTCTACCCCTTCGCCGCATCCGAGACCATGCGAGCAGCCATTCTACGCGCCATCGAGCTCGGCTATCGCCAATTCGACACGGCCGCCCTCTACCGGTCCGAGGAGCCGCTCGGCGAGGCCATCGCCGAGGCCGTCCGCTCCGGGGCCATCGAGTCCCGCGACGAGCTCTTCATCACCTCCAAGCTGTGGTGCAGCGACGCGCACGGCCATCTCGTCCTCCCCGCGCTGCAAAGGACTCTTCGGTACCACCCCCATCACGCCATGTTCCCATTCCATTACGCGCTGCAAAGGACTGTTTG GAACCTTCAGTTGGATTACCTTGATTTGTATCTTATACATTGGCCTGTGAGCACAAAGCCGGGGAGGTACGAGGTGCCGATGCCGAAGGAGGACCTCCAGCCGATCGACTTGAGCTCGGTGTGGAAGGCGATGGAGCAGTGCCAACGACTCGGGCTAACGAGGTCGATAGGCGTCAGCAACTTCTCCACCAAGAAGCTGGAAACATTGCTCTCCATTGCCAACATTCCCCCTGCTGTCAACCAG GTGGAGGTGAACCCGCTTTGGCAGCAGCAGAAGCTGAGAGAGTTTTGCGTGGCCAAGGGGATTCAAGTGTGTGCTTACTCTCCCCTGGGGGCAAAGGGAACTATGTGGGGCCAAGACTGGGTCATGAACTGTGATGTCATCAAAGATATAGCTGCAGCCAAGGGGAAGACTCTTGCTCAG ATCTGCTTGAGGTGGGTGCATGAGCAAGGAGACTGTGTGCTGGCAAAGAGCTTCAACGAGAAGATTCTCCTGGACATCCTGGATTGGGAGCTGAGTGAAGAAGAGAAGCGCAAAATCAGCGAGATTCCACAGC
- the LOC135653174 gene encoding deoxymugineic acid synthase 1-like isoform X2 has protein sequence MWSGYVRGGAATRQPCAAAKDNNYLLSLFLFPRFCEALMVAVFVCVCIHNDDMVTIPEVMLSSGAKPMPLIGLGTAVYPFAASETMRAAILRAIELGYRQFDTAALYRSEEPLGEAIAEAVRSGAIESRDELFITSKLWCSDAHGHLVLPALQRTLRNLQLDYLDLYLIHWPVSTKPGRYEVPMPKEDLQPIDLSSVWKAMEQCQRLGLTRSIGVSNFSTKKLETLLSIANIPPAVNQVEVNPLWQQQKLREFCVAKGIQVCAYSPLGAKGTMWGQDWVMNCDVIKDIAAAKGKTLAQICLRWVHEQGDCVLAKSFNEKILLDILDWELSEEEKRKISEIPQRKGCLGLEFVSDDGPYKSAEELWDGEI, from the exons ATGTGGTCAGGCTACGTTCGAGGAGGAGCCGCCACACGTCAACCATGTGCTGCGGCAAAGGACAATAATTACttgctctctctctttctctttccccgCTTCTGTGAAGCCCTAATGGTTGCAGTGTTTGTTTGCGTGTGCATCCACAACGACGACATGGTTACTATTCCGGAGGTGATGCTGAGCTCGGGAGCGAAGCCCATGCCACTCATCGGCCTGGGCACGGCGGTCTACCCCTTCGCCGCATCCGAGACCATGCGAGCAGCCATTCTACGCGCCATCGAGCTCGGCTATCGCCAATTCGACACGGCCGCCCTCTACCGGTCCGAGGAGCCGCTCGGCGAGGCCATCGCCGAGGCCGTCCGCTCCGGGGCCATCGAGTCCCGCGACGAGCTCTTCATCACCTCCAAGCTGTGGTGCAGCGACGCGCACGGCCATCTCGTCCTCCCCGCGCTGCAAAGGACTCTTCG GAACCTTCAGTTGGATTACCTTGATTTGTATCTTATACATTGGCCTGTGAGCACAAAGCCGGGGAGGTACGAGGTGCCGATGCCGAAGGAGGACCTCCAGCCGATCGACTTGAGCTCGGTGTGGAAGGCGATGGAGCAGTGCCAACGACTCGGGCTAACGAGGTCGATAGGCGTCAGCAACTTCTCCACCAAGAAGCTGGAAACATTGCTCTCCATTGCCAACATTCCCCCTGCTGTCAACCAG GTGGAGGTGAACCCGCTTTGGCAGCAGCAGAAGCTGAGAGAGTTTTGCGTGGCCAAGGGGATTCAAGTGTGTGCTTACTCTCCCCTGGGGGCAAAGGGAACTATGTGGGGCCAAGACTGGGTCATGAACTGTGATGTCATCAAAGATATAGCTGCAGCCAAGGGGAAGACTCTTGCTCAG ATCTGCTTGAGGTGGGTGCATGAGCAAGGAGACTGTGTGCTGGCAAAGAGCTTCAACGAGAAGATTCTCCTGGACATCCTGGATTGGGAGCTGAGTGAAGAAGAGAAGCGCAAAATCAGCGAGATTCCACAGC